One window from the genome of Rutidosis leptorrhynchoides isolate AG116_Rl617_1_P2 unplaced genomic scaffold, CSIRO_AGI_Rlap_v1 contig276, whole genome shotgun sequence encodes:
- the LOC139882491 gene encoding GATA transcription factor 1-like, producing MDSVACFMDDLLLDFASDIDDDEDNCREKPCSLPYIRIRFSASFSLRLHGEFFGTGKPDSLGRLGVNSDLEFAEEELEWLSNKDAFPSVDEILLQHPNNELSKQQSPVSVLETITSPTSTTTTTTGSATSLITSCCVGLPAPVRKRRSRRRRCENHEPWWRSKELIILKSVTPTANKKSCRVIGGRKCLHCGSQETPQWRAGPMGPKTLCNACGVRFKSGRLVPEYRPASSPTFSNKLHSNSHRKVVEMRKKKEMMGLLLANPISLDKG from the exons ATGGACTCAGTAGCCTGTTTCATGGACGACCTCCTCCTTGATTTTGCCTCCGATATCGACGACGACGAAGACAACTGCCGGGAAAAACCATGTTCCTTACCT TATATACGAATTCGGTTCTCTGCTTCATTTTCCCTCCGTCTACACGGTGAATTTTTTGGGACCGGAAAACCGGATTCACTCGGCCGACTCGGTGTGAATTCGGACTTG GAATTTGCAGAAGAAGAGTTAGAATGGCTATCGAACAAAGATGCGTTTCCTTCCGTCGACGAAATCCTCTTGCAACATCCGAACAACGAGCTTTCAAAGCAACAAAGCCCAGTTTCAGTACTCGAAACCATCACCAGCCCGACGAGCACCACAACCACCACAACTGGTAGCGCCACCAGTTTAATCACGAGCTGCTGCGTCGGTTTACCAGCTCCGGTAAGGAAACGCCGCAGCAGGCGGAGGAGATGTGAAAATCACGAACCTTGGTGGAGAAGCAAAGAGCTGATCATACTGAAAAGTGTCACTCCTACTGCTAATAAGAAATCCTGCAGAGTGATCGGGGGAAGGAAATGCTTGCATTGTGGGTCTCAGGAGACACCGCAATGGCGTGCCGGTCCGATGGGGCCTAAGACGCTGTGTAATGCTTGTGGGGTACGTTTTAAGTCCGGCCGTCTGGTTCCTGAGTACCGTCCTGCTAGCAGTCCAACGTTTTCCAACAAGTTGCATTCCAATTCACACAGGAAGGTTGTGGAGATgaggaagaagaaggagatgaTGGGTTTGCTGCTTGCCAATCCTATTTCTCTGGATAAAGGTTAG